The Hyphomicrobiales bacterium genome has a window encoding:
- the wecC gene encoding UDP-N-acetyl-D-mannosamine dehydrogenase, which produces MHEFQKVVVIGLGYIGLPTAALIASRGTQVLGVDTKEDVVRMVAAGTIHISEPDLDGLVSKVTSSGALTTSTKPQPADVFMIAVPTPIDHDNKPDLSSVYAAVESIIDVLAPGNLVILESTSPIGTTEAIARRIGERRPDLLVGTNGNESAAIYVAYCPERVLPGRILTELINNDRCIGGVTLACTRRAQRFYKGFVRGACVATTARAAELVKLTENAFRDANIAFANELSLICNRFDINVWEVIDLANRHPRVNVLRPGPGVGGHCIAIDPWFIIDSAPDLARLMRTSREVNNDKTRKVIELAEAMIDDHPYANVACCGLTFKANIDDLRESPAMDVALHLAAKYGQRIKIVEPNLRQLTPELAGHGVGFMNIDEALRDCEIAIVLVDHDEFKMVPLAQRRHLDVVDTRGIWQDMPART; this is translated from the coding sequence ATGCATGAGTTCCAGAAGGTCGTGGTGATCGGCCTGGGTTATATCGGGCTGCCGACGGCGGCTCTCATCGCGAGCCGTGGCACGCAGGTGCTTGGCGTCGATACCAAGGAGGATGTCGTGCGCATGGTGGCCGCCGGCACGATCCATATTTCAGAGCCGGATCTCGACGGTCTGGTTTCGAAGGTGACGTCGAGCGGCGCGCTGACAACATCAACCAAGCCGCAGCCGGCGGACGTCTTCATGATCGCGGTGCCAACCCCGATCGACCACGACAACAAGCCAGACCTGTCGAGCGTCTATGCCGCAGTCGAGAGCATCATCGACGTGCTGGCACCGGGCAATCTCGTCATCCTCGAATCGACCTCGCCGATCGGAACCACCGAGGCCATCGCCAGGCGGATCGGCGAGCGGCGCCCGGACCTGCTTGTCGGGACCAACGGCAACGAGAGTGCAGCGATTTACGTCGCCTATTGTCCTGAGCGTGTTCTGCCGGGGCGGATCCTGACCGAGTTGATCAACAACGACCGGTGTATCGGCGGTGTCACGCTGGCTTGCACCCGCCGCGCCCAGCGCTTCTACAAGGGATTCGTTCGCGGCGCTTGCGTCGCCACCACGGCGCGCGCGGCCGAATTGGTCAAGCTGACGGAGAATGCCTTTCGCGACGCGAATATCGCTTTCGCCAACGAACTGTCCCTGATCTGCAACCGCTTCGACATCAACGTCTGGGAAGTGATCGACCTTGCCAATCGCCACCCGCGCGTCAACGTCTTGCGGCCCGGCCCTGGCGTCGGCGGGCACTGCATTGCCATCGATCCCTGGTTCATCATCGATTCCGCGCCGGATCTCGCACGGCTGATGCGGACCAGCCGCGAGGTGAACAACGACAAGACCCGGAAGGTCATCGAACTGGCCGAAGCCATGATCGACGACCATCCCTATGCGAATGTCGCCTGCTGCGGATTGACCTTCAAAGCGAATATCGACGACTTGCGTGAGAGCCCGGCAATGGATGTCGCGCTGCACCTCGCCGCCAAATACGGCCAGCGGATCAAGATCGTCGAACCCAATCTGCGCCAGTTGACGCCCGAACTCGCCGGTCATGGCGTCGGCTTCATGAATATCGACGAGGCGCTGCGCGACTGCGAGATCGCGATCGTGCTGGTCGACCATGATGAATTCAAGATGGTCCCGCTGGCCCAGCGACGTCACCTCGACGTCGTCGATACCCGCGGCATCTGGCAGGACATGCCCGCGCGGACATGA
- a CDS encoding Oxidoreductase, with translation MHNDQLGVGVVGYGYWGPNLVRNFAANPAARVVAVSDLDASKLAASQRFHPGVITTSRYEDLLANPAIEAIAVATPVHTHYELALAALKAGKHVLVEKPLAPSADQVRRLVDEADRRGLTLMVDHTFLYTPAVRKISELVRKGELGEIYYYDSTRVSLGLFQSDVSVIWDLAVHDLSIIDHILDEVPVAVSATACSHVAGAPENMAHLTLFFDSSCVAHVNVNWLSPVKVRQTFIGGSKKMVVYDDLEPTEKIKVYDKGIIVDGSSENAHQFRIGYRAGDMWAPHIAAKEALQSEVEHFIACVRDRAPPMSDGLSGLRVVEVLEAASRSIAGQGRPVPLRQPSRARPAATA, from the coding sequence ATGCATAACGACCAGTTGGGTGTCGGCGTCGTCGGGTACGGATATTGGGGCCCGAATCTCGTCCGCAATTTCGCTGCCAATCCGGCGGCAAGGGTCGTCGCGGTCAGCGATCTCGATGCGTCTAAGCTTGCCGCCAGCCAGCGCTTTCATCCCGGCGTGATCACGACGAGCCGCTACGAGGATCTGCTCGCGAATCCGGCGATCGAGGCGATTGCTGTCGCGACGCCTGTCCATACTCACTACGAACTGGCTCTTGCGGCGCTGAAAGCCGGCAAGCACGTATTGGTCGAGAAGCCGCTGGCGCCGAGTGCCGATCAAGTACGCCGGCTGGTCGACGAGGCCGACCGCCGCGGTCTGACGCTGATGGTGGATCACACCTTCCTGTATACGCCGGCGGTCCGGAAGATCAGCGAGCTCGTGCGAAAGGGCGAACTCGGCGAGATTTACTATTACGACAGCACGCGCGTAAGCTTGGGTCTGTTCCAAAGCGACGTCAGCGTGATTTGGGACCTAGCCGTCCATGACCTTTCGATCATCGACCATATCCTCGACGAGGTGCCGGTCGCCGTCTCGGCGACGGCATGCAGCCACGTCGCAGGAGCGCCGGAGAACATGGCCCACCTCACCCTGTTCTTCGACAGTTCCTGCGTCGCGCATGTCAACGTCAACTGGCTGTCACCGGTCAAGGTGCGCCAGACTTTCATCGGCGGCAGCAAGAAAATGGTCGTCTATGACGATCTGGAGCCGACGGAGAAGATCAAGGTCTATGACAAGGGCATCATCGTCGACGGTTCGTCCGAGAACGCCCATCAGTTCCGGATCGGCTATCGGGCCGGGGACATGTGGGCCCCGCACATCGCGGCCAAGGAAGCGCTGCAGAGCGAGGTGGAGCATTTCATCGCTTGCGTGCGCGACCGCGCGCCGCCCATGTCCGATGGCTTGTCCGGGTTGCGGGTCGTCGAAGTGCTCGAAGCCGCATCCCGATCCATCGCCGGGCAGGGCCGGCCTGTTCCGCTCAGGCAGCCGTCGCGCGCACGTCCCGCGGCGACGGCCTGA
- a CDS encoding Membrane protein involved in the export of O-antigen and teichoic acid gives MDLVMTPVQRSILFSAVERYASVLLSFLATAILSRLLTPAEFGTYAVVSALTAVIAAAFQEFGGANYLIQKKDLSPDSIRTAFTVTFVICTLVGIALYSLAGPVAQYFGQDGLRAGIAVSALNFLIVPFSGTLAALFRRKMEFGILALCNLVVGAASSLVAIVLALLNFSYMAPIWGGVAGNVILVVMLLIWHRDMTAFRPSFADYRDVVGFGLYSSAVSVINVFYNFAPQLFLARILDFASVGLYSRAVNITQVFDRLIVQVLNPVVMPAIVARRAAGEDLRAVYLEALQSLSAVQWPAMIFVAIMARSIILIWLGQNWLDIVPLIRFLCIANLALFAACLSYPVLVAIGRVRDALVSSLISLPPSLLVILCASFYGVEAVAASALLTLPFQAAVALYFIGGHLDVGFRDLVRALRKSIVVTVLTAIGVAACAALIDAGIINAVLGLVSACFVAGACWLLGMAITSHPLLHQLQHAANGFAAVAWRLRPWRPAP, from the coding sequence ATGGACCTCGTGATGACGCCTGTTCAACGCTCTATCTTGTTCTCCGCGGTCGAGCGTTATGCGAGTGTGCTTCTGTCGTTTCTCGCGACTGCGATCCTGTCCCGGCTCCTGACACCGGCCGAATTCGGAACCTATGCGGTTGTCAGCGCGCTCACGGCAGTGATCGCAGCCGCCTTTCAGGAGTTCGGCGGCGCCAATTACCTGATCCAGAAAAAGGACTTGTCACCCGACAGCATCCGCACGGCGTTTACGGTCACTTTCGTGATTTGCACACTGGTCGGCATTGCCCTCTACTCTCTGGCCGGTCCCGTGGCCCAATATTTCGGACAGGACGGGCTGCGCGCCGGAATCGCCGTTTCGGCGCTGAATTTCCTGATCGTACCGTTCTCGGGAACGCTGGCGGCCTTGTTCCGGCGGAAAATGGAATTCGGCATTCTCGCACTCTGCAATCTCGTCGTGGGTGCTGCAAGCAGCCTCGTCGCCATTGTGCTGGCGCTGCTGAACTTCAGCTATATGGCCCCGATCTGGGGAGGCGTTGCCGGCAACGTGATCCTGGTGGTGATGCTTCTGATCTGGCATCGGGACATGACGGCTTTTCGTCCGTCCTTCGCCGATTATCGCGACGTCGTCGGCTTCGGTCTCTATTCCAGCGCTGTGAGCGTCATCAACGTCTTCTACAACTTTGCGCCGCAACTGTTTTTGGCCCGCATTCTCGATTTCGCTTCGGTCGGACTCTACAGTCGTGCGGTGAACATCACCCAGGTCTTCGACAGGCTGATCGTGCAGGTGCTCAATCCCGTGGTCATGCCGGCGATTGTCGCGCGTAGGGCTGCGGGAGAGGATTTGAGAGCGGTCTATCTGGAAGCGCTGCAATCGCTATCTGCTGTGCAGTGGCCGGCCATGATTTTCGTCGCGATCATGGCACGATCGATAATCCTGATCTGGCTCGGCCAGAACTGGCTGGACATCGTTCCGTTGATCCGTTTCCTGTGCATCGCCAATCTGGCGCTGTTCGCCGCCTGTCTGAGCTACCCGGTGCTTGTGGCGATCGGTAGAGTGCGAGACGCTCTTGTGTCGTCGTTGATCTCCCTGCCGCCGTCGCTCCTCGTGATCTTGTGTGCCTCGTTCTACGGCGTGGAGGCGGTGGCTGCGTCCGCGCTCTTGACCTTGCCGTTCCAGGCCGCCGTCGCGCTTTACTTCATCGGCGGCCATTTGGATGTGGGGTTTAGAGATCTCGTTCGTGCGCTCAGGAAAAGTATTGTCGTTACGGTGTTGACCGCCATCGGCGTGGCTGCATGTGCCGCGCTGATCGATGCGGGCATCATCAACGCCGTTCTTGGGCTGGTTTCCGCATGCTTCGTGGCGGGAGCATGCTGGCTGCTGGGAATGGCGATCACGTCGCATCCCTTGCTCCATCAGCTTCAGCATGCGGCGAATGGTTTCGCGGCCGTTGCCTGGCGGCTTCGGCCTTGGCGCCCGGCGCCTTGA
- a CDS encoding N-acetyltransferase yields MPIANDVKLGREVRIFHPDLVNLYGCSIGDETRIGTFVEVQAGAKIGARCKISSHSFICEGVTIEDEVFIGHGVMFTNDKYPRATTTDGKLQGADDWRMETTSIGKGASIGSNATILCGVAIGAGATVGAGAVVTKDVPVGAVVAGVPARIMASEQGDSSSTRDTPSRLGA; encoded by the coding sequence ATGCCTATCGCAAACGATGTGAAGCTGGGCCGCGAGGTGCGGATTTTCCATCCTGATCTCGTTAATCTCTACGGCTGTTCCATCGGCGACGAAACGCGGATTGGAACCTTCGTCGAGGTTCAGGCCGGGGCCAAGATCGGCGCACGTTGCAAGATTTCTTCGCATAGCTTCATCTGCGAGGGCGTAACGATCGAGGACGAAGTGTTCATCGGTCACGGCGTGATGTTTACCAATGACAAATACCCGCGGGCAACGACCACCGACGGCAAGCTCCAAGGGGCCGACGATTGGAGGATGGAAACCACCTCTATCGGCAAAGGGGCTTCGATCGGGTCGAATGCGACCATCCTGTGCGGAGTCGCCATCGGCGCGGGGGCTACCGTCGGAGCAGGGGCGGTGGTGACGAAGGACGTTCCCGTTGGCGCTGTCGTGGCCGGCGTGCCGGCGCGGATCATGGCGTCGGAGCAGGGTGACTCGTCCAGTACGAGGGACACTCCATCCCGGCTCGGCGCGTGA
- the desV gene encoding dTDP-3-amino-3,4,6-trideoxy-alpha-D-glucose transaminase, protein MIPLLDLKAQYREIKPKVDAAIMRVIENGQFVLGPDVVAFEERFAAYCNVGYCRAVNTGTSALHLALLAGGIGPGDEVITVSMTFVATTAAILYSGAKPVFVDVDPLTWTMDPALIEAAITPRTRAIMPVHLHGLMADMDPIMEIARRHGLIVIEDAAQAHGAEYKGRRAGSIGDFGCFSFYPGKNLGAFGEGGAVVTARSDFAKQISLLRDWGQESKYNHVVAGYNYRMDGIQGAVLNVKMDYIEGWTEARRSAAAHYDQLLASLPLGRPRPPAHCRHVYHVYAVEHPRRDVALKELQASGIGASIHYPVPVHLQKAYADLGYKAGDFPVTEQLARRFLSLPIYPELDTAQAAEVVRELNKVSFGEAA, encoded by the coding sequence TTGATACCACTTCTCGACTTGAAGGCCCAATATCGCGAGATCAAGCCGAAGGTTGATGCGGCGATCATGCGCGTGATTGAAAATGGGCAGTTCGTACTCGGCCCCGATGTCGTTGCTTTCGAGGAGCGCTTTGCTGCTTATTGCAACGTCGGATATTGCCGCGCTGTCAATACAGGCACCTCTGCGCTCCATCTGGCGTTGCTTGCGGGCGGGATCGGCCCAGGTGATGAGGTGATCACCGTTTCGATGACCTTCGTCGCGACCACTGCGGCCATCCTTTACAGTGGCGCGAAACCTGTCTTCGTCGATGTGGACCCTCTTACCTGGACCATGGATCCAGCTCTCATCGAGGCGGCGATCACTCCGCGAACACGGGCGATCATGCCGGTGCATCTGCACGGCCTGATGGCGGATATGGATCCGATCATGGAAATCGCTCGCCGCCATGGTTTGATCGTGATCGAGGACGCGGCACAGGCGCATGGCGCCGAATACAAGGGGCGCCGCGCCGGGTCGATCGGCGATTTCGGTTGCTTCAGCTTCTACCCAGGCAAAAATCTTGGAGCCTTTGGCGAAGGCGGTGCCGTCGTGACGGCGCGTTCGGATTTTGCCAAGCAGATATCGCTGCTCCGCGACTGGGGGCAGGAGTCCAAGTACAACCATGTGGTCGCCGGCTACAATTATCGCATGGACGGGATCCAGGGCGCGGTGCTCAACGTAAAGATGGATTATATTGAGGGATGGACGGAGGCACGCCGCTCAGCGGCCGCCCATTACGACCAACTGCTCGCGTCATTGCCTCTGGGCCGGCCGAGGCCGCCCGCCCATTGTCGGCACGTCTATCATGTTTACGCCGTCGAGCATCCGCGCCGCGACGTGGCGCTCAAGGAGCTTCAGGCATCCGGTATCGGCGCAAGCATTCACTATCCCGTTCCGGTTCATCTGCAGAAAGCCTATGCGGATCTCGGCTACAAGGCCGGGGACTTTCCCGTGACCGAGCAATTGGCCCGCAGGTTCCTGTCGTTGCCCATCTACCCTGAGCTGGATACGGCGCAGGCAGCCGAAGTGGTGCGTGAGCTGAACAAGGTTTCTTTCGGAGAGGCCGCCTAG
- a CDS encoding UDP-glucose 4-epimerase — MADLKGKRVLVTGGAGFIGSHIVDLLCDEGCAEIVALDNMIRGRPENLAQALGRGPVRLVDGDIRDGKLMGALVGEADIVFHQAALRITHCAAEPRLAMEVMVQATFDLLELCVQHNIEKVIAASTASVYGMADEFPTTERQNPYNNRTLYGAAKVFNEGLLRTFNDMYGLDYVAFRYFNVYGDRMDIHGRYTEVLIRWMERLEAGLPPIIFGDGQQTMDFIHVRDIARANILGAKAKATDDVFNVASETETSLLQLAQALASVMNHRGLAPQFEPERSVNPVPRRLASTEKAERLLGFRSTVSLEDGLADLVKWWRAEREMTAAATARHEAALS; from the coding sequence GTGGCTGATCTGAAGGGGAAACGCGTTCTGGTCACCGGCGGAGCCGGCTTCATCGGTTCGCATATCGTCGATCTGCTGTGCGACGAGGGCTGTGCCGAGATCGTCGCGCTCGACAATATGATACGCGGCCGGCCGGAAAACCTCGCGCAAGCTCTGGGGCGCGGGCCGGTCCGCCTCGTCGACGGCGATATCCGCGACGGCAAGCTGATGGGGGCACTGGTCGGGGAGGCCGATATCGTCTTCCACCAGGCAGCTCTGCGCATCACCCATTGCGCCGCGGAACCGCGCCTTGCAATGGAGGTGATGGTGCAGGCGACTTTCGACCTGCTCGAACTCTGCGTGCAGCACAATATCGAGAAGGTCATCGCCGCTTCGACGGCGTCGGTCTACGGCATGGCCGATGAGTTTCCAACCACGGAGCGGCAGAACCCTTACAATAACAGGACGCTCTACGGGGCGGCGAAGGTCTTCAACGAAGGCCTGCTGCGTACCTTCAACGACATGTATGGCCTCGACTATGTCGCGTTCAGGTATTTCAATGTCTATGGCGACCGCATGGACATTCACGGTCGCTATACCGAGGTGCTGATCCGTTGGATGGAGCGCCTGGAAGCCGGGCTCCCGCCGATCATCTTCGGCGACGGACAGCAGACAATGGATTTCATTCACGTGCGCGATATCGCGCGGGCGAACATCCTCGGCGCCAAGGCAAAGGCGACGGATGACGTGTTCAACGTGGCGAGCGAAACCGAAACCAGCCTGCTGCAGCTTGCGCAGGCGCTTGCGTCGGTCATGAACCATCGTGGCCTCGCCCCTCAATTCGAGCCGGAGCGCTCGGTCAATCCGGTGCCGCGCCGGTTGGCGTCGACCGAGAAGGCGGAACGCCTGCTCGGGTTCCGGTCCACCGTGTCTCTCGAGGACGGACTCGCCGATCTCGTGAAGTGGTGGCGGGCCGAGCGGGAAATGACGGCAGCGGCAACGGCACGGCACGAGGCGGCGCTATCATGA
- a CDS encoding Aminotransferase DegT, producing the protein MIPIALPLLAEEEADAARAAVLSGWVSQGPQVASFERDFAALVGAPHACAVSNCTTALHLALVALEIAPGDEVITASHSFIATANCIRYCGATPVFVDIEPDTYNIDPQRVAEAITSRTRAIIVVHQMGMPCDLTALAALAERHGIALVEDAACAAGSQIRIDGEWERIGRPRGTIACFSFHPRKVITTGEGGMLTTADAELDRKFRLLRQHGMSVPDTVRHGSPQVIFEDYEVVGFNYRMTDIQAAIGRKQLERLPDLISRRRALASRYTELLGNIEGLRLPFEPDWARSNWQSYCVRLPDRVDQRAVMQRLLDQGIATRRGIMCSHREAPYAGETRRHDLSQSEFAQDHAILLPLYAQMNAADQERVAEALTAELGRG; encoded by the coding sequence ATGATCCCGATCGCTCTGCCGTTGCTTGCGGAGGAAGAGGCCGATGCGGCTCGCGCGGCCGTTCTTTCAGGATGGGTCTCGCAGGGGCCGCAGGTTGCTTCCTTCGAACGCGATTTTGCCGCCCTGGTCGGCGCGCCTCATGCCTGCGCCGTGTCGAATTGCACCACGGCCTTGCATCTCGCGCTCGTGGCGCTCGAGATCGCGCCTGGCGACGAGGTGATCACCGCCAGCCATTCGTTCATCGCGACGGCGAATTGCATCCGTTATTGCGGGGCGACGCCGGTCTTCGTCGATATCGAGCCGGACACCTATAATATCGACCCCCAGCGGGTGGCGGAGGCGATCACGTCGCGTACGCGGGCCATCATCGTGGTCCACCAGATGGGCATGCCGTGCGACCTCACCGCGCTCGCGGCGCTGGCCGAGCGTCACGGAATTGCTCTCGTCGAGGACGCGGCCTGTGCTGCCGGCAGCCAGATCCGCATCGACGGCGAGTGGGAGCGGATCGGCAGACCTCGCGGCACGATCGCTTGCTTCTCGTTCCACCCACGCAAGGTCATCACGACCGGGGAGGGCGGGATGCTCACGACGGCCGATGCGGAGCTGGACCGCAAGTTCAGGTTGTTGCGCCAGCATGGCATGAGCGTGCCCGACACGGTCCGGCATGGATCACCGCAGGTGATTTTCGAAGACTATGAGGTGGTCGGCTTCAACTACCGGATGACCGACATTCAGGCAGCGATTGGCCGCAAGCAGCTCGAGCGGTTGCCCGACTTGATTTCTCGCCGCCGTGCCCTCGCGTCCCGCTACACTGAGCTGCTCGGCAATATCGAGGGCCTCCGCCTGCCTTTCGAGCCGGATTGGGCGAGATCCAATTGGCAGAGCTATTGCGTGCGCCTGCCGGATCGTGTCGATCAGAGGGCGGTGATGCAGCGATTGCTCGACCAGGGAATCGCGACGCGCCGGGGGATCATGTGCTCGCACCGCGAGGCGCCTTATGCAGGTGAAACCCGCCGCCACGATCTCAGCCAATCCGAATTCGCTCAGGATCATGCGATCCTGCTGCCGCTTTATGCGCAGATGAACGCGGCTGACCAAGAGCGAGTCGCCGAGGCGCTGACGGCAGAGTTAGGGCGCGGTTAG
- a CDS encoding Glycosyl transferase, group 2 family protein: protein MAKIDVVIPCYKYGRFLQMCLQSVMTQPVKDLRVLIIDDASPDDSATIARHLAAGDSRIELRVHAKNQGHIKTYNEGIDWAQSDYFLLLSADDLLAPGALARAVTILDQQPDIVLTHGEGIFWQDDQPLPVFETDYPLDWTRQDLVADMCDIGQNLVATPTAIGRTRVQKAIGHYKAELPHSGDMEMWLRYGACGPVACIDAPQAIYRRHAANMSIGYDSQEKRDFPHRKAAFDSFFEACGGRLADVSSLQRKVSRTLADESFQRGVECLRQGRIEDGLELLRWAMKADPRLRYCPPLWRLFRMPGSEGRHRVLSAVRSGAKRLLGTRPETSARIRAERSEGAGAAPTDRQR, encoded by the coding sequence ATGGCTAAGATCGATGTCGTTATCCCGTGCTATAAATATGGCCGTTTTCTGCAAATGTGCCTGCAAAGCGTGATGACGCAGCCCGTCAAGGATCTGCGCGTCTTGATTATCGATGACGCATCGCCGGACGATTCGGCGACGATAGCCCGTCACCTGGCGGCTGGAGATTCAAGGATCGAATTGCGCGTTCACGCGAAAAACCAGGGACATATTAAGACCTACAACGAGGGGATCGATTGGGCGCAGAGTGACTATTTCCTGCTGTTGTCGGCCGACGATCTGCTGGCACCTGGCGCATTGGCGCGCGCCGTCACCATTCTGGACCAGCAGCCGGACATCGTGCTGACCCATGGCGAGGGCATTTTTTGGCAGGATGATCAGCCACTTCCCGTGTTCGAGACCGATTATCCTTTGGACTGGACCCGACAGGATCTCGTTGCAGACATGTGCGACATCGGGCAAAATCTGGTTGCGACTCCAACTGCTATCGGTCGAACCAGGGTTCAGAAAGCCATTGGCCATTATAAGGCAGAACTGCCCCATAGCGGCGACATGGAGATGTGGCTGCGTTATGGGGCGTGTGGCCCAGTCGCCTGCATCGACGCACCGCAAGCTATTTATCGACGTCACGCGGCGAACATGTCGATCGGCTACGACAGCCAAGAAAAACGGGACTTTCCGCACCGCAAGGCGGCGTTCGACAGTTTCTTTGAAGCTTGCGGCGGGCGCTTGGCGGATGTGTCGTCGCTGCAGCGAAAGGTTTCGCGCACGTTGGCGGACGAATCCTTCCAGAGGGGGGTCGAATGTCTGCGACAAGGCCGCATCGAGGACGGTCTGGAGCTCCTTCGATGGGCTATGAAGGCAGATCCACGGCTGCGCTACTGCCCGCCGCTATGGCGTCTTTTCCGGATGCCGGGATCGGAAGGTCGCCACCGCGTCCTGTCGGCCGTTAGATCGGGGGCGAAGCGCCTGCTGGGGACCAGGCCCGAAACGTCCGCGAGAATTAGGGCCGAACGGAGCGAGGGAGCCGGTGCCGCGCCGACGGACCGGCAGAGATAG
- a CDS encoding Glycosyl transferase family 1, translating into MNDTVLFISHEASRTGAPIILLNFLRWLRRNEPIPFRIVTGSTGGLSEDFAAVGRVDPVDPDGPRWYRALRHLNLHGYWRSSHLDRLRRELSKESFCLVYVNSIAGGRLLDLLPIGDCRVICHVHELAGAIRAVGLDNLAALERHHARYIAVSHAVKECLVKEFGVSPDRIEVIHGFIPHSSDDVPSLEEARQMLARELNIPVYAKVVCGCGSIEARKGTDLFIEIARQVCGASSGDIRFVWIGGAAEEAEAMRRVLDNEGLGGRVHFVGSKADAAVYFAAADVFLLTSREDPFPLVVMEAARCGAPIVCFSDGGGAPEFVGDDAGFCVPDFDVSAMSRRVLELTSSRSLRDRMGGAAKRKAETNHNIEQGASRIASRIREVIRGDGAARVEAGSPRSEKVPGEGRGEPLVPSPNGATTAQ; encoded by the coding sequence GTGAACGACACCGTTCTCTTCATCAGCCATGAGGCGTCGCGCACCGGGGCGCCGATCATTCTTCTGAACTTTCTGCGATGGCTTCGCCGCAACGAGCCGATCCCGTTTCGCATCGTGACGGGAAGCACGGGGGGGCTCAGCGAGGATTTCGCCGCGGTGGGCAGGGTCGATCCGGTCGATCCCGACGGACCCCGCTGGTACCGCGCGCTGCGCCATCTCAATCTGCACGGCTATTGGCGGTCGAGCCATCTCGACCGGTTACGGCGCGAGCTTTCGAAGGAGAGCTTTTGCCTAGTCTACGTCAATTCGATCGCGGGCGGCCGCTTGCTCGATCTGCTTCCGATCGGTGATTGCAGGGTTATCTGCCATGTTCATGAGCTCGCCGGAGCAATCCGCGCCGTCGGACTGGACAATCTTGCGGCGCTTGAGCGGCACCACGCACGCTACATCGCGGTTTCCCATGCCGTGAAGGAATGTCTGGTGAAGGAGTTCGGTGTTTCTCCGGATCGGATCGAGGTCATCCACGGATTTATTCCTCATTCTTCGGACGATGTGCCGAGCCTGGAGGAGGCGCGCCAAATGCTGGCGCGCGAACTGAATATCCCAGTCTATGCGAAGGTCGTTTGCGGCTGCGGCTCGATCGAGGCGAGAAAAGGAACGGATCTGTTCATCGAGATTGCCCGGCAGGTGTGTGGGGCGAGTTCCGGTGACATACGTTTCGTCTGGATTGGGGGAGCGGCGGAAGAAGCCGAGGCGATGCGCAGAGTGCTCGATAACGAAGGGCTCGGAGGGCGTGTCCATTTCGTCGGAAGCAAGGCAGACGCGGCGGTCTATTTTGCCGCTGCCGACGTTTTCCTCCTCACTTCGCGCGAAGATCCGTTTCCGCTGGTCGTCATGGAGGCGGCGCGTTGCGGCGCGCCCATCGTCTGTTTCAGCGATGGTGGCGGGGCGCCCGAATTCGTTGGAGACGATGCCGGTTTCTGCGTCCCGGATTTCGACGTTTCGGCGATGAGTAGGCGCGTATTGGAGCTGACCTCGTCGCGGTCCCTTCGCGATCGAATGGGGGGGGCGGCCAAACGCAAGGCCGAAACCAATCACAATATCGAGCAGGGAGCATCCAGAATCGCGTCGCGTATTCGCGAGGTGATCCGTGGCGACGGTGCAGCCCGGGTCGAGGCGGGTTCGCCGCGCAGCGAGAAGGTGCCAGGGGAGGGGCGCGGCGAGCCGTTGGTGCCGAGCCCGAACGGAGCGACAACAGCGCAATGA